The following coding sequences lie in one Apium graveolens cultivar Ventura chromosome 3, ASM990537v1, whole genome shotgun sequence genomic window:
- the LOC141714935 gene encoding uncharacterized protein LOC141714935: MKETIALIQKRLIDAQDRQRKYVDPARKDVSFQVGEAVLLKVSPWKGMTRFRKKGKLAPRYIGPFEILNQIEKVAYELALAPQYQPVHNVFHVSLLKKYNPNINHVIKYEPLEIQKDLSYVEQPVKILNWQERSLRNKSVKM; this comes from the coding sequence ATGAAGGAAACAATCGCCTTAATTCAGAAGAGACTAATTGATGCTCAAGACAGACAAAGGAAGTACGTTGATCCTGCCCGAAAGGATGTGAGTTTCCAAGTGGGTGAAGCTGTAttgctgaaagtgtcaccatggaaggGTATGACTCGATTTAGGAAAAAGGGAAAATTGGCACCGCgttatattggtccttttgaaattctAAATCAAATAGAAAAAGTAGCCTATGAGTTGGCTCTAGCGCCTCAATATCAGCCtgttcataatgtattccacgtGTCTTTGCTCAAAAAGTATAATCCGAATATCAATCATGTGATAAAGTATGAGCCATTAGAAATTCAGAAAGATTTATCTTacgtggagcaacctgtcaagaTACTCAACTGGCAAGAGaggagtcttagaaataagtcagtaaaaatGTAA